One segment of Bacteroidota bacterium DNA contains the following:
- the tsaB gene encoding tRNA (adenosine(37)-N6)-threonylcarbamoyltransferase complex dimerization subunit type 1 TsaB, translating into MNTHILILETTADICSAAICRDGELVSYTFEDGKKHSSVITLLIEKVCQEAHILLKDIQAVALNMGPGSYTGLRVGLSAAKGICYANEIPLITVNGFEILYHLFAKQQSEVNSLLIPCIHARKDEFFFTVLDKDGNVVESPSYLLAKDLVDYAQTNFEGFIFCGEDRDLFTKFATQNDNFKYIQTEKINANHLAQIVHQKYIKNTFADLAYSEPLYIKEFQTY; encoded by the coding sequence GTGAACACCCACATCCTAATTCTAGAAACCACAGCGGATATTTGCTCCGCGGCCATTTGCCGAGATGGAGAACTCGTATCATATACCTTTGAAGATGGGAAAAAACATTCTTCGGTAATTACTTTACTTATCGAAAAAGTTTGCCAAGAAGCCCATATACTTTTAAAAGATATACAAGCGGTCGCTCTCAATATGGGGCCAGGTTCTTATACAGGTTTGCGTGTGGGATTATCGGCAGCCAAAGGGATTTGTTATGCCAATGAGATTCCTTTGATTACTGTAAACGGTTTCGAAATATTATATCATTTGTTTGCGAAACAGCAGTCAGAAGTTAATTCATTGCTGATTCCATGCATCCACGCCCGTAAGGATGAGTTCTTTTTCACGGTTTTGGATAAAGATGGAAATGTGGTAGAATCCCCTAGTTACTTGCTGGCAAAGGATTTGGTTGATTATGCCCAAACAAATTTTGAAGGTTTTATTTTTTGTGGTGAAGACCGAGATTTATTCACGAAATTTGCAACCCAAAACGACAATTTTAAATACATACAAACAGAAAAGATAAATGCTAACCATTTGGCTCAAATCGTACATCAAAAATATATAAAAAATACATTTGCAGATTTGGCATACAGCGAACCACTATACATAAAAGAATTCCAAACCTATTAA